The DNA segment ATGGCCATCATCACACTCCTCTGGTGATCCTGTATGTGAAAAAAGCAATGGTTCTCAACAAATGAAACATGAACACCAATAGCAGTAAGATGATCTTCACCTGAATAGGGAAAAAGACACTAGTAACTATCTGCTCATATCACTGTTTTGAATTCCTGATGACAAAATCACAAATACTGCCAATAGTTTAACAGGTTTGCTTTATGcaacaaacacaagcacacacacaattttgtgGTTGATACCTGGAACATGAGAATTGCAATACTTAATTCACCAACATTGGTACATAAAACATTTGGCCCAAACTCATACCCTTGTCAGGACTGATGATGACGCCATTTTCTTTCTGGGAATCATTCCTCCTTACATCCGCTTCTCTCTGAGATGGACTGGCTTCCTTGGGTCTGGTGGCAGCCGGTGCAGCACAGTCTGGGTCAGTGTTCTCCCTGACGGCAGGTGAGACAGCAGCCTCTGGTTTAGGGGAGGAGGCAGCTGGTGGGGCTGGAGACGCAGTGGCCTGCAGGAGTGGTCCAAGAATATACTCAGCAACAACGGTGTTGCTTTCGTCTTGATCTTCACACAAAGCAACTTTTGTGTACAATCCCTTCTTGGCAATAACTTTGAATTTTAAAGTATTGTCCACTTGAACCATTCTTTTTAACTTGTCCTGAACTTGGTCTTCAATTTTACTGTGGAGCCTGGCCAAGAATGCCAGTTCAGGGAGGTCAGAGAAAGGTCCTTCTGGAACTGGCTTCACCTGTTTCACGGCTTCTTTATTCCCAAAGTCCACGTAACAAACGTTGTAGGTGGACCCCTCTACTTCCAGGACACGTGCTCTGTACCAGGTCTCCTCTGTGGGGGAGTAAGCAGCTACAAGAGACCCAATCTGCGGCTTAAAATCGACACCTGCTGGGGCTGTGCTTAAAATCTCATGTGCCTCATTGAATATGCACGATACAGCCTCAACCACAATGACAGCAGTGAACTGCTCATAACTGGCTGACAAGCTGATAAAACCATTGTAGATTTCCCCTACCTCCAACAAGCTCCCAAAGTTCTGCTGACTCTCAGAAGCAATTGAAGAGTTTGTCGTATCAGGTAAAGCTGAAGCTGATTCTTCATTGCTGGCCGACTCTCCAGGTGTCCTTGCTACAGCACTGGGAGGAACAGCTGATTTCTCTGGCGTTGGAATCTTAGGCAAGCATTTCAGGTCATTGGCAGATGCATTGCTCTCTACATTATTACAATCTTTGGATATTTCTGCAAGGCTTTTCTTTGGGATTGAATATTTTAGACTAAGACTTTCATCTAATTCTTCCTGGAATGCTATAGTTTTGCCCACAACATTTTCACCTGCAATACTTCTCTTTGGAGACACATCATGTCCTCCCACAATCCTACCATCCATCATATTAGTCCTCTTGAGCATTGCACCCCTTCCTGCACTGCAACTTCCCTCATCTGTAAGGCCTTTAAGCACATCACCCCTGCCGCAACTGTAGCCGTTCTCTGTCACGTCCAGCCTGCTAGGCATGCTTCCCATGCTCCTCACTGCTGGCTCCATACAACTCTTCTGCCCAGAACAAAGACCCATCTCATCCCCCATTCTCCCAGCAATGTCCTTCTCCTGTGTCATTCTCCCAGTGATGTTCTTCTGTGTCATTCCCCCAATATCCCTCTCCAGTCTATcagcaatggaggaggaggataaaggagtgGAAGTGGACACCTTGACAGCACTGGAATCTCTGGTGGACACGTCACCACCTGTTCCATACCGCAGGTTACTCTTTACCTTCTGTGGAACATCCAAAACCCTGCCAAGGAAAACCTTCATTATAAATTTATgtacctttcattttctttccttaatttttcccgAGACAATCATTTAGCACCAATGAACTTTGCCCCTTGCACTAAGGAGGCTCTATCATAGAAAATGTAAAGGACACTTCCACACAATGTTCTTAAATTTACATGTTCAGTTCACATGATACACATTTTCctcacacaagaaaacaaacaccactaaaTGATATTCTGATTCAAGGGCTCTTCTGACAGACAGTAAATGGCAAAACTTACACAGTACAAGTTTCAGTAAatgtgaacaacaacaccagACTCAACTCACGGTGGGGAGCGGCAAGTGTTCTTGTGGAGGTACCAGTCATCTACCTGGCACACCATGCTGCAGTACCATGCCTTGCACACTGAGCACCTCATCTCCCCCTGGGCCCCGCAGAACACACACGCCTGTTGCCGGCTGCTCTCCATCATTACATTCCCCATCCCTATCAACACCGTCTGCAACACCATTTGTGTCAGTGGCACTAAAACCCAGCAACGAACAATGTGTTCTATAGCTTAACAAATGGCGAGTGACAGCACAGGTTgaacaaagaggagaggaaaggagcacTGAAGCAGGAGCACCACACTATACAGACTGACCATTAACATTTCAGTAACCTTGATTAAGGAGCCATTCTAAATCAACTGTTTCCCTGACTTGCCAGGCTTCACCCAGTGACACCTCTAATACATCTCCTTTATGACTAAAATGTTTTCAAAGTgttcacaaaaaaaattaaacaggtACTATACTGCACACTACAGGTGAATCAAACACATATATCATGAGGCAGGAAGCAAGCCTGGCAAACTAGACTAGTCAGTGTAGTCAGTGTAGTATGCTACTCCTTCCTCATCTGCCTATAATATTTCTACACAAATTCTAAGCACTGAAATGATGTAGGACTTCTGGCATCTCTACAGCCACCAAAGGAAACTCAGACTCTCCTCCACCTAAAGACGGAGCTTCCCTGCCAACTTTCCCACTCATTGCATAATTAACATGTTACATTGAAGTTGTGTAACATTGAGGTTCATAAACAAGACTACTGTAAACACTGTGCTCTCACCTCATCACCAGGTGGCAGTGTGGGCTTGGCTTGCCCTTCTGTCCCGTTCCGTGGTGTCTGGagtgtgggggaggagcagtGGCTGTCCCCATCCTTAATGACAGACATACTCTCCTGATAGCATGAAAACTGTCTTGGTTACCTTTCATGAGCTAGTTAAATTAAAATTACATCCAGAAATATCCATTCCTGTACCTGTCTACAACAATTACCTAAAACAGTCATTTCAACAACTCAAAGATTCACTAAGTATATTGTATGAATAATGCACATATCCATCCAGCCACACATAGCACCTACACATCGCAGaataatacaaagagaaaacaagaaaactgtaCAGGCCTTGcagtcacacaccaccaccaccatgacatgCTTACAgtgttttttctcctctgcctcttctcgTCCTCAGAGAAGGCCACTGTTATCTCAAAGTTGAATGGCGGCTTCCTATTCAAGGCCGACATCATGGACAGCATATccctaaaacaagaaataatcaaATGTTTTGTA comes from the Portunus trituberculatus isolate SZX2019 chromosome 25, ASM1759143v1, whole genome shotgun sequence genome and includes:
- the LOC123508843 gene encoding uncharacterized protein LOC123508843 isoform X2, with protein sequence MSESKTAEWRPQQEVEEPLEDLQGIRFSRIPPQPKKSEIMQESRGLFVRNVPREMTNKNLHQLFSEHGHVVNVFLKLTPPGSKFNWAIINTESVKDMLSMMSALNRKPPFNFEITVAFSEDEKRQRRKNTESMSVIKDGDSHCSSPTLQTPRNGTEGQAKPTLPPGDETVLIGMGNVMMESSRQQACVFCGAQGEMRCSVCKAWYCSMVCQVDDWYLHKNTCRSPPVLDVPQKVKSNLRYGTGGDVSTRDSSAVKVSTSTPLSSSSIADRLERDIGGMTQKNITGRMTQEKDIAGRMGDEMGLCSGQKSCMEPAVRSMGSMPSRLDVTENGYSCGRGDVLKGLTDEGSCSAGRGAMLKRTNMMDGRIVGGHDVSPKRSIAGENVVGKTIAFQEELDESLSLKYSIPKKSLAEISKDCNNVESNASANDLKCLPKIPTPEKSAVPPSAVARTPGESASNEESASALPDTTNSSIASESQQNFGSLLEVGEIYNGFISLSASYEQFTAVIVVEAVSCIFNEAHEILSTAPAGVDFKPQIGSLVAAYSPTEETWYRARVLEVEGSTYNVCYVDFGNKEAVKQVKPVPEGPFSDLPELAFLARLHSKIEDQVQDKLKRMVQVDNTLKFKVIAKKGLYTKVALCEDQDESNTVVAEYILGPLLQATASPAPPAASSPKPEAAVSPAVRENTDPDCAAPAATRPKEASPSQREADVRRNDSQKENGVIISPDKGSPEECDDGHSSSRNVSCKLASSEADKSPSCYVIAMNTVDLLLQLEEMSVEINQQCEGSPTSTFRPRRGEACLAKFVKGDGRWYRALCVAADTTHCQVIFVDYGNTDKVCHTNIRPIPRQFLGLPCLALYLPQQDMNSVSVKEEETAGQANPVAGFTFLSALNLSPEGKWSSSRFVSRNEMDACGSLTWTRWLRLTFRC
- the LOC123508843 gene encoding uncharacterized protein LOC123508843 isoform X1; its protein translation is MSESKTAEWRPQQEVEEPLEDLQGIRFSRIPPQPKKSEIMQESRGLFVRNVPREMTNKNLHQLFSEHGHVVNVFLKLTPPGSKFNWAIINTESVKDMLSMMSALNRKPPFNFEITVAFSEDEKRQRRKNTESMSVIKDGDSHCSSPTLQTPRNGTEGQAKPTLPPGDETVLIGMGNVMMESSRQQACVFCGAQGEMRCSVCKAWYCSMVCQVDDWYLHKNTCRSPPVLDVPQKVKSNLRYGTGGDVSTRDSSAVKVSTSTPLSSSSIADRLERDIGGMTQKNITGRMTQEKDIAGRMGDEMGLCSGQKSCMEPAVRSMGSMPSRLDVTENGYSCGRGDVLKGLTDEGSCSAGRGAMLKRTNMMDGRIVGGHDVSPKRSIAGENVVGKTIAFQEELDESLSLKYSIPKKSLAEISKDCNNVESNASANDLKCLPKIPTPEKSAVPPSAVARTPGESASNEESASALPDTTNSSIASESQQNFGSLLEVGEIYNGFISLSASYEQFTAVIVVEAVSCIFNEAHEILSTAPAGVDFKPQIGSLVAAYSPTEETWYRARVLEVEGSTYNVCYVDFGNKEAVKQVKPVPEGPFSDLPELAFLARLHSKIEDQVQDKLKRMVQVDNTLKFKVIAKKGLYTKVALCEDQDESNTVVAEYILGPLLQATASPAPPAASSPKPEAAVSPAVRENTDPDCAAPAATRPKEASPSQREADVRRNDSQKENGVIISPDKGSPEECDDGHSSSRNVSCKLASSEADKSPSCYVIAMNTVDLLLQLEEMSVEINQQCEGSPTSTFRPRRGEACLAKFVKGDGRWYRALCVAADTTHCQVIFVDYGNTDKVCHTNIRPIPRQFLGLPCLALYLPQQDMNSVSVKEEETAGQANPVAGFTFLSALNLSPEVCAENLGHGGAGAGGEVQSIGCVVAGRGCRCNGQCREPATLPPKFLLLPEMQWEQVAI
- the LOC123508843 gene encoding uncharacterized protein LOC123508843 isoform X3, with amino-acid sequence MSESKTAEWRPQQEVEEPLEDLQGIRFSRIPPQPKKSEIMQESRGLFVRNVPREMTNKNLHQLFSEHGHVVNVFLKLTPPGSKFNWAIINTESVKDMLSMMSALNRKPPFNFEITVAFSEDEKRQRRKNTESMSVIKDGDSHCSSPTLQTPRNGTEGQAKPTLPPGDETVLIGMGNVMMESSRQQACVFCGAQGEMRCSVCKAWYCSMVCQVDDWYLHKNTCRSPPVLDVPQKVKSNLRYGTGGDVSTRDSSAVKVSTSTPLSSSSIADRLERDIGGMTQKNITGRMTQEKDIAGRMGDEMGLCSGQKSCMEPAVRSMGSMPSRLDVTENGYSCGRGDVLKGLTDEGSCSAGRGAMLKRTNMMDGRIVGGHDVSPKRSIAGENVVGKTIAFQEELDESLSLKYSIPKKSLAEISKDCNNVESNASANDLKCLPKIPTPEKSAVPPSAVARTPGESASNEESASALPDTTNSSIASESQQNFGSLLEVGEIYNGFISLSASYEQFTAVIVVEAVSCIFNEAHEILSTAPAGVDFKPQIGSLVAAYSPTEETWYRARVLEVEGSTYNVCYVDFGNKEAVKQVKPVPEGPFSDLPELAFLARLHSKIEDQVQDKLKRMVQVDNTLKFKVIAKKGLYTKVALCEDQDESNTVVAEYILGPLLQATASPAPPAASSPKPEAAVSPAVRENTDPDCAAPAATRPKEASPSQREADVRRNDSQKENGVIISPDKGSPEECDDGHSSSRNVSCKLASSEADKSPSCYVIAMNTVDLLLQLEEMSVEINQQCEGSPTSTFRPRRGEACLAKFVKGDGRWYRALCVAADTTHCQVIFVDYGNTDKVCHTNIRPIPRQFLGLPCLALYLPQQDMNSVSVKEEETAGQANPVAGFTFLSALNLSPEDSKS